The segment CTTCCCACTGGGAATGGGAGCCTGGGGCTCACCCTTCATGCTGAATACTGAGGTCTTGTCACGAGGAGGTGTCCCCGGGTCAGCGCCTGGCTCTATCCTGGGTCTGGATGCAGTGTAGCCTGTGGTCATTGATTTTATGAAGTACCTcggtctgctcaggctgccacaATAAAGACCACAGACGCGGTAGCTTACGTGGCAGACGCGATAGCTTACGTGGCAGAAACGGATTCCTCACTGTTTCGGAGGCGGATGAGTCCAGGACCAAGGTGCCGGCAGCTGTGGCATCTGACGAGGGTTCCTCCTGGCCGTGGCCGCTGGCCTCgcttgtcctcacatggcagagggcAGGCTCTCGGTATCTTCTCACCCAGGCCCACCCTTCTGGCCTCATTTAACCTTTGTCTAAATAAggtttagaaagagaaaaaaaaactactaaagaaaaaaagctagGCTTTTAAAGAATTCAAGTTAGTTTTATTCAGGCGCCTCACTGAGGAATGCGGACTGCGGCCCGGGGCCCAGGAGCAGCCTTGGAGAGGTTTGGCTGGGCTGCTCTGAGAGAGCGGCTCAGCCCGCAGCTCATCTGCAGGTGGAGGAGCTTCGGTGCGTGCTGAATCACATCGCACCTGCTCAGATGTTACATTCCAGCCAAGCCACACTGAGCCTCGGTGTAAGAGCACATGTGGTCAAAGGTCACAGAGGCGCAACCACTAATGCGGTCAGGTGCTATCTTATGTGTGGGAAAAGGTAAGGACAGGGTCATTTATCTCCTAAGGAATGCAGCGACTCGGGCAAGAGGCAGGGGTGGTGTGTGCTCCCCCGTTTTGTCTTCAAAGCATCTTTCCTGAGAGCTACAGGTAGTGGCAGGGTGGAGCCTGTGAAAGGCCGGCAAGCAGAATGGCGCAAACGCAGCTTCTCACATTTGTGACTTTGTCTCACACCTTAGTTACTTCTGTTAAGTCCCCAAGTGTAGTCATAATGGAGTTTAGGGCTTAAATATATGAATTCTGGGGGCACGCAAACATTCTGTCCATAATATAAAGCAGGTCAGGGAAGattgtttttaaacttaatttaaatAGTATCATCATTTAGAAGATCTTTGGAAAGAGTGAATTGCTTGATATTAAAACTTTgtcttttactttgaaataactgggttttattttttgataagaaGTCCCCtctttctggccgggcgcggtggctcacacttgtaatcccagcactttgggaggccaaggcgggcggatcacgaggtcaggagatccagaccacggtgaaaccccgtctctactgaaaagacaaaaattagccgggtgtggtggcgggcgcctgtagtcccagctgctcagagaggctgaggcaggagaatggcgtgaacccgggaggcggagcttgcagtgagccgagatcacgccactgtgctccagcctggacaacagagcgagactccatctcagaaaaaataaaaaataaaaaaagaagtctccTCTTTCCTTACTCTAGTTATGTAGCTCAGtattaagcaacagaaaatgagacTCATCGTAGACTCAGCATAGACCCATCACAGACCTGTCAGAGGCCGATTGTAAGCTCGCTGTAGACCCATGATAGCAGACCCGTAGGTCACTAGCACTGGATCAAATGCAAGCTTATAAAGCATTGTATACCTCTATTCTATTTGTGGTTTAGGTCACAAGCTACCTAACTAAGAAGTTTGCTGAACTACGCAGCCCCAATGAGTTCAAGGTGTACATGGGCCACGGTGGGAAGCCCTGGGTCTCCGACTTCAGTCACCCTCATTACCTGGCTGGGAGAAGAGCCATGAAGACAGGTTGGACGCTCTCCTTGTGGATGATGCCGCGCAGGGCCCTTCGCACGTCTGACAGGACTCTGCTATATCGCGTGGGCGTGTAGCTATGTCGGGGGCGCTGCTGTATCGTGGGGGCGTGTAGTTAAGTCAGCATGAGGACAGCTAGTGTGTGGGATGAGCCTGGACCCCTGGCGGACCTTGAACGCGGGCTTGCTGTCCCCAGGGCCTTGCACAGCATCTGACTGAGTGCTACTGAGTAGTGGTCTGAGACAGATCCCCAGCCTTAGGGCCCCAAAGCTCAccgtttattttatttcatttcccccCAGTTTTTGGTGTTGAGCCAGACTTGACCAGGGAAGGCGGCAGTATTCCCGTGACCTTGACCTTTCAGGAGGCCACGGGCAAGAACGTCATGCTGCTGCCTGTGGGGTCAGCGGATGACGGAGCCCACTCCCAGAATGAAAAGCTCAACAGGTGAGAGTCCAGGGTGCGGCCCAGGTTGGCGTCTCCTGCACAGCGTCCCTCTcgccccttccccttccccccgTGTGCAGCTGCCAAGAGAAGCAGGTGGGGGTGATGGCCCCGTGACCTGCCCTCCTGTATTTGTGTGAAGTGGGAACTTCAGATGGGAGGCAGGACGAGGCCTTGCAGGAGAGGGGTGCTAAAAACAAGGTTCATGCAGTGTTTATCTCTGCACTTCATCTACCCCtctctccatttcctttttttcctgttcatttttctgtttcctttttgagGAATTGCAGTGTCATTGCTAACTGCACACGTTGCTGCTTTGACACATCCCTGACTTGGGCGGACGTGATGGGAATTCTTCCCACAACGGGGCGGGTGCAGCCTCTGAGCCAGCCTTGGGAGCAGGAGGGGCCCACCAGGCAGGGGTCTTGGGTAGTTCCGGGGGAGGCCTCTGGCCCCTAAAATTGCTGAGGAGGGCAGAAGGCAAGAATGCATCCTGGGGTAACCAAGGCAGACGATCAAGGACTAAGACAGAGGCAAAGACcctgcaggaaggagggaggggtgaCAGAGACCTGGCTGCGAGGACCAGTGGGGAGGCCTGGTCTTCAGAAACAAGCGGATAATGGGAGGAGCCCACGATCCGAGCTTGACGTTTACTACCGGGGCACTAGGGGACCAGGATTGGTCTCTGGGCTGGGCAGTCAGACTGAAGCTGCACTTGAGAACCGGGGTGCTGAATTCTGAAGGCAAGCAGGGCTCAGGGCCCCCAAGCTGGGATGGGGGATGCTCCCCAGGAAGAAGGCAGAGTGTGTCTGGGCTCGGGAGGAGTCACCCCACACCTGGGTGTTGGCTCACGACACCAGCCAACACAATGATGTGTTCCTCTCTACCAGGTATAACTACATAGAGGGAACCAAGATGCTGGCCGCGTACCTGTATGAGGTCTCCCAGCTGAAGGACTAGGCCAAGCCCTCTGTGTGCCATCTCCAATGAGAAGGAATCCTGCCCTCACCTCACCCTTTTCCAACTTgcccagggaagtggaggttccctctttcctttccctcttgtCAGGTCATCCATGACTTTAGAGAACAGACACAAGTGTATCCAGCTGTCCACGGGTGGAGCTACCCGTTGGGCTTATGAGTGACCTGGAGTGACAGCTGAGTCACCCTGGGTAAGTTCTCAGAGTGGTCAGGATGGCTTGACCTGCAGAAGATACCCAAGGTCCAAAAGCACAAGGTCTGCGGAAAGTTCTGGTTGTCGGCCGGGCACcacggctcacacctataatcgagcactttgggaggccaagacaggaggatcacttgaggccaggagtctgagacaagcctaggcaacaaaacaagactctgtctctacaaaaagtttaagaaatgagccagacatggtggtgtatgcctgtagtcccagccactcagaaggctgaggcaggaggatcgcttgagaccaagagtttgagccTGCGGTGAGCTGTGAATGCACCAcggcactcaagcctgggcaatgtagcaagatcctgtctctacaagaaattttttaaaaatgagccaagtgtggtggtgcatgcctgtagttccagctactcaggacactgacgtaggagggttgcttgagacTGAGAGTTGGAGGCTGCGATGAGCCATGaatgccccactgcactccagcctgggcgacagaacgagaccccatctcaaaaaaaataagttctGGTTGTCATTGAATTGGGATAAACAGAGAGCTTGATGCTTTCTGCCTTCTGTCTCAGGTGATGCATTGCACATTTGGGAtatttggaaaggaaatgaggaaagaaattAGGGCCTCCTCTGATCTCTCGCTATCTGCGGGTCCTGTCCTTTTCTCAAGACCTTCACCATTACTggcattttcctgtcttctctttaGTATGATCCCTCAAAACCTCACTAACTGGAAGGATGATTTTGTCTCAGTTTGTACTcctaaataaaaagtaaacatgaCACCTCTAAAAGAATCGCTCCATCTCAGTTGCTCGTCGCGTGCACACCATGCTTATTGAGTGGTGTCTGGTTGGTGGTGTCAGCTCAGGGCAGGGGACAGCAGGCAGGACCCGGAAAACAGAACCCAGGTCTTCCCAGGCGAGCACTCCCTCCCTCGTCCACACAAGTGGAGGCTCACTCGTGGCCCC is part of the Homo sapiens chromosome 18, GRCh38.p14 Primary Assembly genome and harbors:
- the CNDP2 gene encoding cytosolic non-specific dipeptidase isoform 3 (isoform 3 is encoded by transcript variant 6); translation: MTDLILLMGSLVDKRGNILIPGINEAVAAVTEEEHKLYDDIDFDIEEFAKDVGAQILLHSHKKDILMHRWRYPSLSLHGIEGAFSGSGAKTVIPRKVVGKFSIRLVPNMTPEVVGEQVTSYLTKKFAELRSPNEFKVYMGHGGKPWVSDFSHPHYLAGRRAMKTVFGVEPDLTREGGSIPVTLTFQEATGKNVMLLPVGSADDGAHSQNEKLNRYNYIEGTKMLAAYLYEVSQLKD